The DNA region GTTCATCTTCTGGGGATTTGGCTTTTCTAACTGACTATCATGGGTACAGGTGATTGGAATGTATGTGGGAGTAGCAACAGTGGGAGTATTCATCATATGGTACACACACAACAGCTTCATGGGCATAGACTTGAGCCAAGACGGTCATAGCCTTGTGAGCTATTCGCAGCTCGCACATTGGGGACAATGCTCTTCATGGGAAGGCTTCAAAGTGTCTCCTTTCACAGCAGGGTCTCAGACTTTCTCATTCGATTCAAACCCTTGTGACTATTTCCAGCAGGGGAAAATCAAGGCATCCACACTCTCCCTCTCAGTGTTGGTGGCCATTGAGATGTTCAACTCCCTGAACGCACTCTCAGAAGACGGCAGCCTGGTGACGATGCCACCGTGGGTGAACCCGTGGCTGCTCCTGGCAATGGCGGTCTCTTTTGGGCTCCACTTTGTGATACTATACGTTCCATTCTTGGCGCAGGTCTTTGGGATAGTGCCACTGAGCTTGAATGAGTGGCTGCTGGTGCTGGCTGTATCGCTTCCGGTGATTCTGATAGACGAAGTGCTCAAGTTTGTAGGAAGGTGTACCAGTGGCTACCGCTACTCACCTCGCACTCCCTCTGTTAAGCAAAAGGAGGAGTAAGAATCCAATCAAAAGCATTACATTATTTAGACTCGTAGTTTTAGctgaaatttaacttttgtCGCTTAACTCACAGCGTTGGGTATTTAACTCCcctaaacaataatttttggtttgagAAAAATGTTCCTACATTTGGTTCATGGACAAAGAGCCCGAAATAGAGATGAATGTTTCAACCAAGCCTtcgttgttaatttgttatgctTATTTACTCGTGTAATCTTATATACACCAGTTTGGTTACTCGTGTAATCTTATAGACACcaatttggttattttggttGGGTGATTTTGTTTTGAGGTACAAATCTATCTCTCTTCATGTGAGAATAATCCCGGTAGCTTAACTGATTTAGATCTGATCTTAAGAACCTCAATACcaagagcaagaagaaaaattgagCAAATTGGCTAAGAAGAAAAactacatcatcatcattacatCACATTGGCtaagaacaaaaacatttcaacagaaaaaacaaaagcagtAGCTAATCTCCtagatttactttttttttatgactaaTCAACCATTAACACGGATCTCAGAAACCAGAATTTCCCAAATTCCAAAACCCTAATAATTCTCAGATTAACCGCCGAAACCGTAGAGAGTACGGCCCTGCCTCTTCAAGGCGTAGACAACATCCATGGCGGTAACCGTCTTCCTCCTGGCGTGCTCAGTGTAGGTGACGGCGTCACGGATGACATTCTCGAGAAAGATCTTGAGGACACCTCTGGTCTCCTCGTAGATGAGACCGCTGATACGCTTGACACCACCCCTGCGAGCAAGACGACGAATGGCAGGCTTGGTGATACCTTGAATGTTATCTCTGAGAACCTTCCTGTGCCTCTTGGCTCCTCCCTTTCCCAATCCCTTCCCTCCCTTTCCTCTTCCTGACATCTCCAAATTCCAAAAGAGATCTGTGAACAACAACAAGACCCAAAAGAAAGAGTAAGAACagagagaaaaccctagatttattTCCAGATCAATCCACAAATTACAATCGAACAATTAAAATTGAGAATAGATGAAATCTTGGCTAAGCAAGTCAGAGATGTAAATGTATAACCAACCTGATGATTTGATCGAAAGCTTTATGAGACCTCTAGAGAAGAAATGATAATCGAAGAAATGTTAATTTCAACAAAGACATGAGGATTTCGAGTCATTTATAAATGAGAGTCGCATACGCAAAGAATAATTTTTGGCCGTTCGATATGTATCCTCTTTCAACGGACCAAGATTGCGATCCGCGTGAAAGCTTCACAGCTAATATGGATCGTCGATTCTCGAAATCGACGGTGGTAGATGTTTTCGTCATTCTCAGAAGAAAATTGTGTGAAATTCATCCAACAACAGAACAGAACCAAGATTTCTTCTATCTAAAAAGGCTTTATTTGTAAAAGTAGGCCCAATTAGTCGAAACGAAGCTACAAGTACACGTTGGAAATTGGATCTCTGGCCTTCTTACATACACAAAGAATGACACATTCGGCCGataattttggtttagataAATAATAGTTGTGATCAAAGCCTAcaagtgttttttttggataaggcAACCTTATTGGGCCctaaagagaaaaggaaagataGCCCAATAACCAAAAGTTAGTATTAGGCCCTAAACTATCGTCTCTCGGAAAAAACGTCGAGAGAGGGTTTTCCATATTTCTTTGTGGCCGTCACCGTCGCCGTGAAACTGGTCTCACTGTGTTCCTCTTCTCTACCTCAGGTGAGAGTTCTCTTATTTATTCTTCTGCGAGATGTGTGATTACTTTCTTCTTGTGTAGAACTTTTTGAACTAATTGTTATCCAGTCTCGATTATTGTGTTTAAAAATTGCTGCTGTTGATGATCTTTGGTAGGTCACGAGATTATATAAACTGTGACCTCTCAGGAATTGTGTTGTTACCATGTTTATAACGAGATTTGTCGGGAGGAGATTCTTGGCTGCTGCATCGGCGAGATCGGAGTCAActacagcagcagcagcagcagctgccTCCACGATTCGTACTCCCAAAAACCCTCTGGAAGAGTTCTTTGAGTTCGACAGAAACCAGGACGAAGATAAGCCTGTTGTCTACGGTATGCTTTTCTCTCTTCAGAGAGTTTATTCATTTATGCATTTTGATGATTATATCTATGATAACTCTGAACATTATCAAATCTGATATGTGGTTCAGTAGAATGTGCTAAGTGAACTTATGGGTTTCGTTTGTGGCTTATAATTGTAGAGAATTATAGTAATCATTTTGTTAAtgtggggtttttttttggggaatcCATTGGTGTTAGGTCGAGGTTGGAAAGCTTCAGAACTGCGCCTCAAGTCTTGGGATGATCTTCAGAAGCTGTGGTATGTTCTTCTCAAAGAGAAAAACATGTTGATGACTCAGCGTCAGATGCTTCAAGCTCAGAACATGCAGTTTCCTAACCCTGAGCGCATTCCAAAGGTAAAATGAATCATTCAATTTGGTCAAGTGGTTCATATATGTCATGAAAAGATGTTTTCATCACTATGGGACATGAATGTCAACTTTGTTTGCATCTCTCTCAATATAGGTGAGGAGATCAATGTGTCGCATAAAGCACGTGCTGACAGAGAGAGCGATTGAAGAACCAGATCCTAGAAGATCAGCTGAGATGAAGAGAATGGTAAATGGTATGTAAACCCATCGCTCTTCTTTTGGCAACCAGAGTAGTAAGCTCAAGTCAATTCGCAGAGGTTTGGGAGTAAGAAGTAATAACGCATAGTGCTCAGGAGGCTGAAGAAACCTTGGTATTGTGTCCTTTGGAACTTGTCCAATGATTGTGACTCTTGTATTTGGCAGTAGAAAATGTTTCTTCTCTATATGCACGTTTTCTGTAAACCCATGGTTGATGTTTATTTCGAGACAACATGTTGGTCAGTTGTATCAGAGCTGTTGTCTTCCAACGTAATCTAAGTATCTAACTCAAGACCAATTATAAAACGGTAGAGCCGGCCAGACAGCTATTACACCTTATGAAGTAGTTTTAGGCAGAGATGGAAGATTTGGTGGTCTAGTCGAGAGTCTTATCAGAGACGGATGGAATCAGAACTCAGTGTTGTTTATTCTCAACGAAAACTGATTATTTTGGCGAAATCTGTGATTTGTGTGATAAGATAGGGGGAAAATGATAGATAGTATCATAGTAAGATCAGCCGCCCTTATTGGGCCCTAAAGCAAAATCACATAAACCTTTCGGCCATAAAGCTAATTGGGCCCTAAAAGCTCAATCACATAAACCTTTTGCATAGTCGGAAAATTTGTAGGGAGGGTTTCAATTGTCTCTGTGCCGCCGTGTGACCTTTTAATcgattctctttctctctctgtcgcCGTAAAGTTCACTATCTCCGGTGAGTTATTACTTCGTCGCCTCTCTTTCGCTGCTATATGTGGTGTCCCGTGTCCTCCTCGGAGCTCGATTAATCTAGGATAGTTGCTCAGTTCTTCATCAATTTGGTATTCAAATTCAAGGGTTGGTTTTCCTTTTTCACAGACTTATCTTCTGTCAAGTTCTGAACGAGAATCATGGAGGAGATCGCAAATCCGGGCCTTGTCGGTAAAATAAAGAAGTAAGTTATGCTTATCCCATCTTGAAGAAGATAACATAGATTGTTTTCTCTTGtaaccaaaaggaaaaaaaaggatataGCTTCAAAATAAGATATGAGTCACTTCAATTCCCAATAACTTCTGTGTGTTCTTAGAGATATGTCTCATGTTTTTTGACTGGTCTCGTTTTGTTATCGTAACTATCTCAGAGAAGCTCCACAGCTAGCATCCGTGTTGAGAGAAATGAAGAATGGTCTAGATGTGGTTAGGAGCAAAGTGGAGGATCTCACTGCTAAGGTATGTAGTCCTTGTATTACAGCATTATTGGATACTTATTTGGTTTACGAAGAATTGATGGCTTAATATATCTTAGGGTAATTTCACATTTTGTGACATCTGCATCCTGACTTTCTTAATTTTGCAAATCATAGGTAAAAGCCAACAGTTTTCCGACCACGGATGGGATAAGTTACCTAGAGGCCAAGCATCTGTTACTTCTAAGTTATTGCCAATGTCTTGTATATTATCTCctaaggaaaacaaaaggattATCTATTGATAGCCATCCTGTTGTAAGGAGCCTTGTAGAGATACGAATGTTTCTGGAAAAGGTTTGcatcttttgtctttttcacACACTTTATACCACCCTAAAAGTCATGGAGTAGtacttaaacttgtttttgttttgtgtagatTCGTCCCATAGACAAAAAACTTCAGTACCAGATTCAGAAGCTCACTACTACCGGTGGGTCTGTGACTGAGCTAGCCGAGGGAAAGGGATCTGGTGCTGCCCAAGAATCTGAAGATCTTTCAAATTATAAGCCTAAACCAGACTTACTTGCTGACAAAACTGAGGATGATCAAGAGGTGAACTTTACTATCCACCAACACTTGTGAAGAGATATGTTTTATGTTCTTTTCATTAACCTGTTTGCCTCTGTAAATAATGTAGGATGGTGTTTATCGGCCACCGAAATTCGCTCCTATGTCTATGGATGATAAGACATCAAAACAGGAAAGAAATGCTGCCAGAAAAGAGAAACACTTTTTAAGAGCCACTGAAGATACTTACTGGAAAGATGTGTTGGACGATCTCGAGGACAAGCCTGAAGAGGTAGGCTGGAAGAAAACTAACTTTTCAGTTGATATTGGTAGCGATTGATTTGATGTTAGAACTAAATGGGTGAATGTATATTATAAACAGATCAGAGACTTTTATGGGGCTGAGAGCAGGGAGCAGAAGAAGTTCATAACACAATATGAAAGGCAACaacaagcagaagaagagcTCTTCACCCGGGCACCTCGCACTAAAGAGGATAAGAGGAGAGAGAAGCGCTTAAAATCAAGCAGCGGGTATGTCTTGCTTTGGTTGGAAACCAAAATGTCTGATATTTGATTGGTCCCTTATGTGATGATATCCACTCATGTTTAACTGAATCAGGTTGCTTGGACTAACCGAGAATTTCATGGATGAATTCAAGTTCCTTGACAAGGATGGTGAACAGCCAGCAAGCCGTAAAAGGGGAGgaaatttcaagaaaagaaaggtaAATTGTTTTACTGTTTACTCTTTTTACTGTATTATcagttattttcttttcaatttcttatgtGTTTTGACAatgtattgtttatttttcgCAGACAAGGCACTGACTGGTTCCTTTTGCTGCGTTACTGCACCAATTTTGTTTCCAAGTTATGATGATTGAAAGTAATGAATGTAAGAACACATAATTTGCAGTTTTACTGTTTTAGTATTTGGTTCATGGTCATGCTCTTGCAGTAAAATTCGGAAGAGACCTTTTCTCTTTAGCTAAATTTAGCTTGTTACCACCGAaacttcattttcatttttaagtgatgtaacaaaatctttatgaaaaacaaaaacaaaacaaagtagtATCTTTCTCCTCTCTTCCCATTAGCCATGGGAAACAGTTCAAGCTCCAACACCAATCTGAGCAATCCTAAGAACAGGCTTCTAGAAGATCATCACCACCcaagaaaccaaacacaaaaccacAACATCGGTAACGCTTCTCGGACATCTCATCTAAGCTTCCTCAGGTCTCCTCTTCCATggctcttcatcttcctcttcttcctcccttTGCTTCTCATCTCCACCACTGGAGGAGGGGGCGGACGCAAAACCTGCCGTCCCTCTTCATCTACCTATAGCCATCTGTCCCTTGTCGACCAAACTAACTCTTCCTCTGTTGTTCCGGAGGAAGTAGAAGACGATGTACCTCCACGTGTCCCCGCTTTTTACCCGCAACGACCGAGGATGTTCAACACCACGCTTGATCACATCGTTTTCGGGATCGCCGCGTCTTCAGTTCTGTGGGAGACGAGGAAAGAGTACATCAAATCATGGTGGCGACCTGGTAAGACTCGTGGCGTTGTCTGGATTGACAAGAGAGTCCGAACTTACCGTAACGAACCACTTCCCGAAATCAGAATCTCCGAAGACACCTCACGCTTCAGGTACTAAATTACTCATCTCTACAATATCTGACGTGTTTTATAAGAAACCTTGCTCAAATCAAAAAGTCATGTTTTAGGTATACGCATCCAGTTGGGGACAGATCGGCGGTGAGGTTAACTCGAGTAGTGACGGAGACGCTACGGCTAGGGAAAGAAGGTGTACGGTGGTTCGTCATGGGAGACGACGACACAGTGTTTTTGGTGGACAATGTGGTCAACGTCCTCTCAAAGTACGACCATACTCAGTTCTACTATGTTGGTAGCTCCTCGGAGGCTCATGTTCaaaacatcttcttctcttactCAATGGCGTTTGGAGGTGGTGGTTTCGCCATTAGCTACGCTCTAGCACTCGAGCTCTCGAGGATGCAGGACCGTTGCATCCAACGGTACCCTGGTCTCTACGGCAGCGATGATCGCATCCAAGCTTGTATGACTGAGCTTGGAGTACCCCTTACCAAAGAACCTGGCTTTCACCAGGTGCCTTGTACTAACCTTTTATTCAgttatttcggtttggtttcggtaCAGATGAGATGAGAACATGGTTCTATGTATGCAGTACGATGTATATGGGGACTTATTGGGGCTATTAGGTGCACACCCGGTGGCTCCTCTGGTGTCGCTTCACCACATTGATGTTGTGCAGCCAATATTCCCGAAGATGAAGCGAGCACATGCGCTTCGACACTTGATGTCGTCAGCAGTTCTTGACCCAGCCAGCATATTTCAGCAGTCCATCTGCTACGACCAGAACCGGTTCTGGTCCATCTCGGTCTCATGGGGATTCGTAGTCCAGATAATCCGAGGCATCATATCCCCTCGCGAGCTCGAGATGCCGTCGAGAACATTCCTCAACTGGTTCCGCAAAGCCGACTACATTGGTTACGCATTTAACACGAGACCTGTGTCGAGGCATCCGTGCCAGAGACCATTCGTGTTTTACTTAAACTCGGCTAAGTATGACGAAGGACGTCGCCAAGTGATTGGATACTACAACTTGGACAAGACTAGACGTATTCCCGGCTGCCGATGGAGGCTCGATTCCCCTGGAAAGATTGATTCTGTCGTCGTTCTCAAGCGACCTGATCCCCTCAGGTGGCACAAGGTTGGTCCACATCCTCTCGTTGCTTCATTATTTAGCAACTTGCATTGTAATTTAGTGATActggtttggtttttggttacTCAATTGACTGAAAAccgttttgtttttggaatacCATGAAATTAGTCAATTTGATAAAGATAACCGGCTGCATTCAAATAATAAACCGGTTTTGAAAGAACGTGATCTTAAATGTTTGCAGTCACCAAGGAGGGATTGTTGCAGAGTATTGCCAAGTCGGAGAAACAAAACGATGTATATTTGGGTAGGAAATTGCGCAGATGGAGAGATCAGTGAGCTTGAACATCCACAGCAGTAACATTCAGATATTGTACTCACTAAAGATCTCTTCATGCATATTTTTGGAAACGTTCTGTATTGTTGACAACATTTTTCAATCCTAAATGCAAAACTCTTGTTTCAATCTTTACCATCTgaactccaaaaccaaaacacactTTTGCTTTCATAgcaaatacaaagaaaaacaaaatctcaatccctagaaaagaaaagttaacTGTTTGGATTAAGACTGAAAGAAAAGATTGGCACCGTAAAGAAACAAAGCTCCGGTCAAAGTTTAGCCGGCGTGTGGTGTGGCTTGCTTTGCTTTGTTCACCGTGGCTTGTTTTGCTCTGTTCACCGTGGCTTGTTTTGCTTTGTTCACCGTGGCTTGCTTTACTTCGTTGTGCGATTGAGTTGCGTTGTGAGATTGGGTAGCGTTGTGAGATTGAGTTGCGTTGTGATGAGGAGTTGTCAGGTTCTGATTGGTAGAGACGACGAGACCTGAGGCTGCAGGCGAAACAGCAGAGGAAGCAAGAATCGCTAAACTGACATGAGACTCGTTTCTCACGGCTGCCATGGATTTCTCAAGACGATGTATCGACATTATCTCTCCGTCGTTCATGTCTACGCTCACTGTGATTCATAAACCAAAGTAAGTAAGATTTTTGACActattttctcgggaaaatctTTTCTTAGATCcaaatagaaaagaaacaaagcgAGAAGAGATTAAAGAATCGGACCTGAGTGTGAGAAAATCCAGAGGgtgaagaagcagagaaaaaCGATCACCGGAATTGCGTGGATCCAATAATCCGACACCGGAAACATCCCTCTCCGGGAGTTTTGCGTCCTCCTGCCaatgtgagaagaagaagaagagatcgggAGCTGAGAGAAGGATCTTTCCGCCATTGTTGTAACTAACTTCTCTTCCAAGAATCACTAAAaccaattagagagagagagagagagagaagagagaagagagaagagatttgTGAAGCCCTTCTTCGATCAGTTTTGGCTATTTAACGGCATAAACCTTAACGGGCTCACGCGGGAAAAGTTGCATCACGTGATCTGCATCGATCATAGTCTCATATCTTCTACATATTTACGACTTTGGCCATTCATTGGTATACAATACTTATGTCAAAAGAAGTTTGttcaatatgtatatatatgtccCAAAACaaatggttctttttttttctacacaAGAAAAACATTCTACATACAAAGACGCCGAGTCAAGATTTACATCCAGAAGAGATGTTAAAAATGTACCTGAgctgattttatatttattccCCCAATTTCTTGGTGAAAGCCAAAACTaggattttaatgtttttaccACTCGCTTACTGGATCTCTCCTATGAAGACCCTTCAGATTCGGTTTCCTTGACAAGGTCCGGTcttttctcttcatcatctctatctctGTGAAAAGATTGGTGTTTTCTGCTGCTGCTGCCAGGGCTATTCGGATCATATTTCGAAGAGGCTAAAAAGTTGAGAGCCAGTACTACATCGGATACCACTGGTCTCATGCTCGGCTGCTCTTGAACGCACATTGCTGATATTGCTAGTGCTTGGTACAATCCTCTTATCGGGTATTGTCCCTGAAGCAACGGATCAACCATTTTTGGGAAGTTCCTCCTGTCTTTGAACAATGGTCGTGCCTGTAAAAGAaacagtgaaaacaaaaaatatgagtCTTGTTGTTTCAGTAAAGATTACATAAGTAAGACTCAGGTCAAGATACAGAACATACCCATCCGACCAAATTCTGATCTTTACGCGTTTTTGTATTGTCAATTGCTTTCCTTCCAGTGATAAGCTCGAGAAGGACTACTCCAAAACTGTAAATATCGGATTTAAATGTGAGCTGACCGGTCATAGCGTAGTCAGGAGCACAGTATCCGTATGTTCCCATAACCCTTGTGGAGACGTGAGTTTTATCCCCGCTTGGTCCTACTTTAGCCAACCCGAAGTCAGATAGTTTCGGTTGATAGTCTTCACCAAGCAAAATATTCGAACATTTAAGGTCTCGGTAAATCACAGGGGGCGTCATTCTATCATGCAGATACTCTAGACCTCTTGCTGCACCAGCTGCTATTTTCATCCGGGTGTTCCAATCAAGAGGTTTTTTACCAGACGGGAGATCTTGAAACAGTCAAAAACAACATTGAAAGTTAGATAATCGGTTTGAGAAAAGAGGGTAGTTGAGTGTTTAACAATACAGAAGCAAAGTTATAGGCTTTTTGCCGGCTAGGGATTGACTCCATCCTCGGTTTAGCCCTTCCCTACCCAATCAAGCAATAAAACTCTCAATTCACTCACAGAGAGGCCATGAGATATTGATCCTTTGGTTTTATAAGGAAATAGATCCTTTTTGAAtacagaaagagaaaaagagagtaacAGAAGTTGAGTTTTACAACATACCATGTAGATGATCTTCAAGAGATCCAAGCGGCATGTACTCGTAGACCAAAAGTCTCTGATCACCCTCAGCACAAAACCCGATAAGCTTGACAAGATTTGGATGGTCAGCAAGACTTAGTGTCAATACCTCAACCACAAATTCCCTGATTCCTTGAAGACCATTACGATCAAGTTGCTTGATTGCAACAACCTAGCAGAAGGAAGTATCGCCAACCGTTCAAAAAACTCTGACAAATCACACAGCCAAttcatcataaataaaaaaagataggGATTTGTTTGTCGCACTTAGTGCAAGTACCTGATCCAGTTTATCTATAGTTCCCTTGAAAACTTTACCAAAACCTCCTTCACCAAGAAAACAATCCGATCTAAAGTTTCCAGTAGCTAACGAAAGTTCTTGAAAGGTAAAAGTCTGAGCTTTCTTCCCAGTGACTTGGTCATTCAAATTCAAACCTTTCACGTCAAGTGATAGCTGATCCTCCTTACCAACTCCTCCTTCATTGTTTACATCTCGATATGGACTCACTTTTGTCGAATCTagaacaaacacataaacatgATGAAGTTAATTACATATCCATGTGTGACTTAACCCAAAACAGGACaaagcaagaaaacaaatcaataccaaaagcaaaaaaaaaaaactcaattttgaCCTTTGTCTCTCCTCCATGAGAAGACAAAACCTAACTCGATTCAAAAACCCAACATCACTCATACGGTGTGAATAGTACACATGCAAcacaggaaaaagaaaaatcatacaAATTCTCAAtgaaacaacaactctctcccAAATGTAACAGAGATACAGACAACCTAAAACATAAGAGCCCCGATCCAAACAATTCAACATATACAGAAGAGGctgtggaagagagagagagagagagagagagagagaagcaggaTACCAGAAGTGGGTTGAGGAGTCTGATCATCTCGTTTATCACTCTTAGCGAGGCtagtaccaccaccaccaccaccgacaATTTTCCTATTTCTCAAAGTATCTTTGTTAGTCTCCGACTCCGATCGTTTGCTCGTCGGTTTCTTACTGCATCCGAAACAACCCATCGATTAAaattgaagaagacaaaagagcaATTCCCTTCTCTCCTCTTTTAAAATCTTCTCTAATCCTCCTCCTTCCTCGTTGAGAACCAAAAATTCAGAAACCCAGATAAAACCCAACACGACTNaaaaaaaaaaaaaaaaaaaaaacaatcaaagagaagtgaaagagaaaataaaaaaataaaaaaaataaaaaagtcgaAGACGAAAGAAGAATTTGcgaaaaaagaaggagagagagagcttagtgacaaaacagagaaagcttAATTTCTTCGCcttttttataataacaaaaaa from Camelina sativa cultivar DH55 chromosome 3, Cs, whole genome shotgun sequence includes:
- the LOC104765931 gene encoding histone H4, which codes for MSGRGKGGKGLGKGGAKRHRKVLRDNIQGITKPAIRRLARRGGVKRISGLIYEETRGVLKIFLENVIRDAVTYTEHARRKTVTAMDVVYALKRQGRTLYGFGG
- the LOC104765939 gene encoding 39S ribosomal protein L47, mitochondrial, with protein sequence MFITRFVGRRFLAAASARSESTTAAAAAAASTIRTPKNPLEEFFEFDRNQDEDKPVVYGRGWKASELRLKSWDDLQKLWYVLLKEKNMLMTQRQMLQAQNMQFPNPERIPKVRRSMCRIKHVLTERAIEEPDPRRSAEMKRMVNGM
- the LOC104765970 gene encoding neuroguidin-like, producing the protein MEEIANPGLVGKIKKEAPQLASVLREMKNGLDVVRSKVEDLTAKVKANSFPTTDGISYLEAKHLLLLSYCQCLVYYLLRKTKGLSIDSHPVVRSLVEIRMFLEKIRPIDKKLQYQIQKLTTTGGSVTELAEGKGSGAAQESEDLSNYKPKPDLLADKTEDDQEDGVYRPPKFAPMSMDDKTSKQERNAARKEKHFLRATEDTYWKDVLDDLEDKPEEIRDFYGAESREQKKFITQYERQQQAEEELFTRAPRTKEDKRREKRLKSSSGLLGLTENFMDEFKFLDKDGEQPASRKRGGNFKKRKTRH
- the LOC104765960 gene encoding uncharacterized protein LOC104765960, which codes for MGNSSSSNTNLSNPKNRLLEDHHHPRNQTQNHNIGNASRTSHLSFLRSPLPWLFIFLFFLPLLLISTTGGGGGRKTCRPSSSTYSHLSLVDQTNSSSVVPEEVEDDVPPRVPAFYPQRPRMFNTTLDHIVFGIAASSVLWETRKEYIKSWWRPGKTRGVVWIDKRVRTYRNEPLPEIRISEDTSRFRYTHPVGDRSAVRLTRVVTETLRLGKEGVRWFVMGDDDTVFLVDNVVNVLSKYDHTQFYYVGSSSEAHVQNIFFSYSMAFGGGGFAISYALALELSRMQDRCIQRYPGLYGSDDRIQACMTELGVPLTKEPGFHQYDVYGDLLGLLGAHPVAPLVSLHHIDVVQPIFPKMKRAHALRHLMSSAVLDPASIFQQSICYDQNRFWSISVSWGFVVQIIRGIISPRELEMPSRTFLNWFRKADYIGYAFNTRPVSRHPCQRPFVFYLNSAKYDEGRRQVIGYYNLDKTRRIPGCRWRLDSPGKIDSVVVLKRPDPLRWHKSPRRDCCRVLPSRRNKTMYIWVGNCADGEISELEHPQQ
- the LOC104765951 gene encoding probable serine/threonine-protein kinase RLCKVII, giving the protein MGCFGCSKKPTSKRSESETNKDTLRNRKIVGGGGGGTSLAKSDKRDDQTPQPTSDSTKVSPYRDVNNEGGVGKEDQLSLDVKGLNLNDQVTGKKAQTFTFQELSLATGNFRSDCFLGEGGFGKVFKGTIDKLDQVVAIKQLDRNGLQGIREFVVEVLTLSLADHPNLVKLIGFCAEGDQRLLVYEYMPLGSLEDHLHDLPSGKKPLDWNTRMKIAAGAARGLEYLHDRMTPPVIYRDLKCSNILLGEDYQPKLSDFGLAKVGPSGDKTHVSTRVMGTYGYCAPDYAMTGQLTFKSDIYSFGVVLLELITGRKAIDNTKTRKDQNLVGWARPLFKDRRNFPKMVDPLLQGQYPIRGLYQALAISAMCVQEQPSMRPVVSDVVLALNFLASSKYDPNSPGSSSRKHQSFHRDRDDEEKRPDLVKETESEGRTQNSRRGMFPVSDYWIHAIPVIVFLCFFTLWIFSHSVSVDMNDGEIMSIHRLEKSMAAVRNESHVSLAILASSAVSPAASGLVVSTNQNLTTPHHNATQSHNATQSHNATQSHNEVKQATVNKAKQATVNRAKQATVNKAKQATPHAG